A single Amphiprion ocellaris isolate individual 3 ecotype Okinawa chromosome 15, ASM2253959v1, whole genome shotgun sequence DNA region contains:
- the pdcd6ip gene encoding programmed cell death 6-interacting protein isoform X3, which produces MATFISVPLKKSSEVDLVKPLSKFVTASYPAAEEQGEYLRAVEELNKLRKNALGRPLDKHESSLEIILRYYDQLCAVEPKFPFSENQLCLTFTWKDAFDKGSLFSGSAKLALASLGYEKTCVLFNVAALASQIAAEQNLDNDEGLKAAAKFYQLASGAFGHIKDTVLSALNREPTGDISPETVGALSLIMLAQAQEVFFLKATSDKMKDAVIAKLANQAADFFGDAFKQCQYKDNLSKEVLPVLAAKHCIMQANAELHQSILAKQKKRFGEEIARLQHAAELVKTVASRYDEYVSVKDLSDKINRALTAAKKDNDFIYHDRVPEVKDLDHIGKAALVKATAITPPLSQKFTDLFEKMVPMAVQQSMSIYNQRKAETVNRLVGTMREATNLCNGVLASLNLPAALEDLSGDSIPQSIAEKARSIVQQGGLQSIEQLIKDLPELLTRNREILDESLKMLDDEETTDNELRTKFNQRWSRTPSGDLYKPLRTEGANFRNILDKAVQADQVVKDRYNTHCDMITLLCKPENELNAAIPSANPTRTLQGSEVVNVLRSQLAQLDEIKKERETLEGEIKAVTFDMCTTFLTALAQDGAINEEQLSLAQLDQLYSAYNQRVQASLRSQEELLGQVQTSHQEFSSLKQSNTEANQREEVLKKLAAAHDSYVEISSNLREGTKFYNDLTEILLKFQNKCSDIVFARKTERDELLKELQQSIAREPSAPSFNVPAYQSTPAAPAGGPTPAPRSVFVQQPQQPQPPKPQPPARPPPPTFTPQAAATNPTTTPPTGAPSNNPPPVAPPTQAQGPPYPTYQGYPGYSHFPMGYNPYAYGQYNMPPYMPYQGTPGQGGYPGAPPVGQPYPGYPQQPPQQQPYYPQQ; this is translated from the exons TCCGCGCCGTGGAGGAGCTCAACAAGCTCCGCAAGAACGCGCTGGGAAGGCCGCTGGACAAACACGAGAGCTCCCTGGAGATTATtctcag ATACTATGACCAACTGTGTGCTGTTGAGCCCAAGTTCCCCTTCTCTGAAAACCAG CTCTGCTTAACCTTCACATGGAAGGATGCCTTTGATAAAGGATCACTGTTTAGCGGCTCAGCCAAGCTCG ctTTGGCCAGTTTGGGCTACGAGAAGACGTGTGTGCTGTTCAATGTCGCAGCTCTGGCCAGTCAGATCGCTGCAGAGCAGAATCTGGACAACGACGAGGGACTGAAGGCTGCAGCCAAATTCTATCAG CTGGCCAGTGGAGCGTTTGGTCACATCAAGGACACGGTGCTCTCTGCTCTGAACAGGGAGCCCACCGGGGACATCTCCCCTGAGACTGTAGGCGCTCTGAGCCTCATCATGCTGGCCCAGGCCCAGGAGGTCTTCTTCCTCAAAGCCACGTCAG ATAAGATGAAGGATGCTGTCATTGCGAAGCTGGCCAATCAGGCGGCAGATTTCTTCGGCGACGCCTTCAAGCAGTGTCAGTACAAAGACAACCTCTCCAAG gaaGTGCTGCCTGTGCTGGCGGCCAAGCACTGCATCATGCAGGCCAACGCCGAGCTGCACCAGAGCATCCTGGCCAAGCAGAAGAAGCGCTTTGGAGAGGAGATCGCTCGTCTGCAG CACGCAGCAGAGCTGGTGAAGACGGTGGCGTCTCGTTATGACGAGTACGTGAGCGTCAAGGATCTGAGTGACAAGATTAACCGAGCTCTCACTGCAGCCAAAAAAGACAATGACTTTATCTACCACGACCGTGTGCCTGAAGTCAAGGACCTGGATCATATTGGCAAAGCAGCGCTGGTCAAAGCTACGGCCATCACACCTCCACTCAGCCAGAAATTCACAG ACTTGTTTGAGAAGATGGTTCCCATGGCCGTGCAGCAGTCGATGAGCATTTACAACCAGAGGAAAGCTGAGACTGTGAACAGACTGGTGGGAACGATGAGGGAAGCCACCAACCTCTGCAACGG GGTGTTGGCATCCCTAAACCTGCCAGCTGCTCTAGAGGACCTGTCTGGAGACTCTATCCCACAATCCATTGCTGAGAAGGCCAGATCCATCGTGCAACAGGGAGGGCTGCAGAGCATCGAGCAGCTAATCAAAGACCTGCCTGAGCTGTTGACTCGCAACAGAGAGATCCTGGACGAG TCTCTGAAGATGCTGGACGATGAAGAGACAACAGACAACGAGCTGAGAACCAAGTTCAACCAGCGCTGGAGTAGAACCCCCTCTGGAGACCTGTACAAGCCCCTTCGTACAG AGGGTGCTAACTTCCGCAACATCTTGGACAAGGCGGTGCAGGCCGACCAGGTGGTGAAAGACCGCTACAACACCCACTGTGACATGATCACCCTGCTGTGTAAACCCGAGAACGAGCTCAATGCTGCCATCCCCTCCGCCAACCCGACCAGGACACTGCAAGGCAGCGAG GTGGTGAATGTGCTGCGCTCCCAGCTCGCTCAGCTGGACGAGATAAAGAAGGAGAGGGAGACCTTGGAGGGGGAAATCAAGGCCGTGACCTTCGACATGTGCACCACCTTCCTGACGGCGCTCGCCCAGGACGGAGCCATCAATGAGGAGCAGCTGTCCCTCGCTCAGCTCGACCAGTTGTACAGCGCCTACAACCAGAGAGTACAGGCCAGCCTCCGTTCACAGGAAGAGCTGCTGGGACAAGTTCAG ACGTCCCACCAGGAGTTCAGCAGTCTGAAGCAGTCCAACACGGAGGCCAACCAGAGGGAGGAGGTCCTGAAGAAGCTGGCTGCAGCCCACGACAGCTACGTTGAGATCAGCAGCAACCTGCGCGAAGGCACCAAG TTCTATAACGACTTGACAGAAATCCTGCTTAAGTTCCAGAACAAATGCAGCGACATCGTTTTCGCTCGTAAGACAGAGCGGGATGAACTCCTCAA ggagctgcagcagagcaTCGCTCGAGAGCCCAGCGCTCCATCCTTCAACGTTCCTGCCTATCAGAGCACCCCTGCTGCCCCCGCTGGCGGCCCAACCCCGGCTCCCAGATCTGTCTTT GTCCAGCAGCCTCAACAACCTCAGCCGCCAAAGCCCCAACCTCCAGCCAGACCACCTCCGCCGACCTTCACCCCTCAGGCTGCCGCCACCAACCCCACCACTACACCACCTACTGGCGCTCCCAGCAACAACCCACCACCTGTGGCCCCGCCCACCCAGGCCCAGGGACCACCTTACCCGACCTACCAAGGCTACCCAGG GTACTCGCACTTCCCGATGGGCTACAACCCCTACGCTTACGGCCAGTATAATATGCCGCCCTACATGCCCTACCAGGGGACCCCAGGACAGGGCGGATACCCAGGAGCCCCTCCAGTAGGACAGCCCTACCCCGGCTACCCCCAGCAGCCCCCACAGCAACAGCCCTACTACCCTCAGCAATAA
- the pdcd6ip gene encoding programmed cell death 6-interacting protein isoform X1 codes for MATFISVPLKKSSEVDLVKPLSKFVTASYPAAEEQGEYLRAVEELNKLRKNALGRPLDKHESSLEIILRYYDQLCAVEPKFPFSENQLCLTFTWKDAFDKGSLFSGSAKLALASLGYEKTCVLFNVAALASQIAAEQNLDNDEGLKAAAKFYQLASGAFGHIKDTVLSALNREPTGDISPETVGALSLIMLAQAQEVFFLKATSDKMKDAVIAKLANQAADFFGDAFKQCQYKDNLSKHQYLTGSLKHTAFLCYFYFQEVLPVLAAKHCIMQANAELHQSILAKQKKRFGEEIARLQHAAELVKTVASRYDEYVSVKDLSDKINRALTAAKKDNDFIYHDRVPEVKDLDHIGKAALVKATAITPPLSQKFTDLFEKMVPMAVQQSMSIYNQRKAETVNRLVGTMREATNLCNGVLASLNLPAALEDLSGDSIPQSIAEKARSIVQQGGLQSIEQLIKDLPELLTRNREILDESLKMLDDEETTDNELRTKFNQRWSRTPSGDLYKPLRTEGANFRNILDKAVQADQVVKDRYNTHCDMITLLCKPENELNAAIPSANPTRTLQGSEVVNVLRSQLAQLDEIKKERETLEGEIKAVTFDMCTTFLTALAQDGAINEEQLSLAQLDQLYSAYNQRVQASLRSQEELLGQVQTSHQEFSSLKQSNTEANQREEVLKKLAAAHDSYVEISSNLREGTKFYNDLTEILLKFQNKCSDIVFARKTERDELLKELQQSIAREPSAPSFNVPAYQSTPAAPAGGPTPAPRSVFVQQPQQPQPPKPQPPARPPPPTFTPQAAATNPTTTPPTGAPSNNPPPVAPPTQAQGPPYPTYQGYPGYSHFPMGYNPYAYGQYNMPPYMPYQGTPGQGGYPGAPPVGQPYPGYPQQPPQQQPYYPQQ; via the exons TCCGCGCCGTGGAGGAGCTCAACAAGCTCCGCAAGAACGCGCTGGGAAGGCCGCTGGACAAACACGAGAGCTCCCTGGAGATTATtctcag ATACTATGACCAACTGTGTGCTGTTGAGCCCAAGTTCCCCTTCTCTGAAAACCAG CTCTGCTTAACCTTCACATGGAAGGATGCCTTTGATAAAGGATCACTGTTTAGCGGCTCAGCCAAGCTCG ctTTGGCCAGTTTGGGCTACGAGAAGACGTGTGTGCTGTTCAATGTCGCAGCTCTGGCCAGTCAGATCGCTGCAGAGCAGAATCTGGACAACGACGAGGGACTGAAGGCTGCAGCCAAATTCTATCAG CTGGCCAGTGGAGCGTTTGGTCACATCAAGGACACGGTGCTCTCTGCTCTGAACAGGGAGCCCACCGGGGACATCTCCCCTGAGACTGTAGGCGCTCTGAGCCTCATCATGCTGGCCCAGGCCCAGGAGGTCTTCTTCCTCAAAGCCACGTCAG ATAAGATGAAGGATGCTGTCATTGCGAAGCTGGCCAATCAGGCGGCAGATTTCTTCGGCGACGCCTTCAAGCAGTGTCAGTACAAAGACAACCTCTCCAAG CATCAGTATTTGACGGGAAGTTTGAAGCATACGGCTTTCTTATGT tatttttattttcaggaaGTGCTGCCTGTGCTGGCGGCCAAGCACTGCATCATGCAGGCCAACGCCGAGCTGCACCAGAGCATCCTGGCCAAGCAGAAGAAGCGCTTTGGAGAGGAGATCGCTCGTCTGCAG CACGCAGCAGAGCTGGTGAAGACGGTGGCGTCTCGTTATGACGAGTACGTGAGCGTCAAGGATCTGAGTGACAAGATTAACCGAGCTCTCACTGCAGCCAAAAAAGACAATGACTTTATCTACCACGACCGTGTGCCTGAAGTCAAGGACCTGGATCATATTGGCAAAGCAGCGCTGGTCAAAGCTACGGCCATCACACCTCCACTCAGCCAGAAATTCACAG ACTTGTTTGAGAAGATGGTTCCCATGGCCGTGCAGCAGTCGATGAGCATTTACAACCAGAGGAAAGCTGAGACTGTGAACAGACTGGTGGGAACGATGAGGGAAGCCACCAACCTCTGCAACGG GGTGTTGGCATCCCTAAACCTGCCAGCTGCTCTAGAGGACCTGTCTGGAGACTCTATCCCACAATCCATTGCTGAGAAGGCCAGATCCATCGTGCAACAGGGAGGGCTGCAGAGCATCGAGCAGCTAATCAAAGACCTGCCTGAGCTGTTGACTCGCAACAGAGAGATCCTGGACGAG TCTCTGAAGATGCTGGACGATGAAGAGACAACAGACAACGAGCTGAGAACCAAGTTCAACCAGCGCTGGAGTAGAACCCCCTCTGGAGACCTGTACAAGCCCCTTCGTACAG AGGGTGCTAACTTCCGCAACATCTTGGACAAGGCGGTGCAGGCCGACCAGGTGGTGAAAGACCGCTACAACACCCACTGTGACATGATCACCCTGCTGTGTAAACCCGAGAACGAGCTCAATGCTGCCATCCCCTCCGCCAACCCGACCAGGACACTGCAAGGCAGCGAG GTGGTGAATGTGCTGCGCTCCCAGCTCGCTCAGCTGGACGAGATAAAGAAGGAGAGGGAGACCTTGGAGGGGGAAATCAAGGCCGTGACCTTCGACATGTGCACCACCTTCCTGACGGCGCTCGCCCAGGACGGAGCCATCAATGAGGAGCAGCTGTCCCTCGCTCAGCTCGACCAGTTGTACAGCGCCTACAACCAGAGAGTACAGGCCAGCCTCCGTTCACAGGAAGAGCTGCTGGGACAAGTTCAG ACGTCCCACCAGGAGTTCAGCAGTCTGAAGCAGTCCAACACGGAGGCCAACCAGAGGGAGGAGGTCCTGAAGAAGCTGGCTGCAGCCCACGACAGCTACGTTGAGATCAGCAGCAACCTGCGCGAAGGCACCAAG TTCTATAACGACTTGACAGAAATCCTGCTTAAGTTCCAGAACAAATGCAGCGACATCGTTTTCGCTCGTAAGACAGAGCGGGATGAACTCCTCAA ggagctgcagcagagcaTCGCTCGAGAGCCCAGCGCTCCATCCTTCAACGTTCCTGCCTATCAGAGCACCCCTGCTGCCCCCGCTGGCGGCCCAACCCCGGCTCCCAGATCTGTCTTT GTCCAGCAGCCTCAACAACCTCAGCCGCCAAAGCCCCAACCTCCAGCCAGACCACCTCCGCCGACCTTCACCCCTCAGGCTGCCGCCACCAACCCCACCACTACACCACCTACTGGCGCTCCCAGCAACAACCCACCACCTGTGGCCCCGCCCACCCAGGCCCAGGGACCACCTTACCCGACCTACCAAGGCTACCCAGG GTACTCGCACTTCCCGATGGGCTACAACCCCTACGCTTACGGCCAGTATAATATGCCGCCCTACATGCCCTACCAGGGGACCCCAGGACAGGGCGGATACCCAGGAGCCCCTCCAGTAGGACAGCCCTACCCCGGCTACCCCCAGCAGCCCCCACAGCAACAGCCCTACTACCCTCAGCAATAA
- the pdcd6ip gene encoding programmed cell death 6-interacting protein isoform X2, which produces MATFISVPLKKSSEVDLVKPLSKFVTASYPAAEEQGEYLRAVEELNKLRKNALGRPLDKHESSLEIILRYYDQLCAVEPKFPFSENQLCLTFTWKDAFDKGSLFSGSAKLALASLGYEKTCVLFNVAALASQIAAEQNLDNDEGLKAAAKFYQLASGAFGHIKDTVLSALNREPTGDISPETVGALSLIMLAQAQEVFFLKATSDKMKDAVIAKLANQAADFFGDAFKQCQYKDNLSKYFYFQEVLPVLAAKHCIMQANAELHQSILAKQKKRFGEEIARLQHAAELVKTVASRYDEYVSVKDLSDKINRALTAAKKDNDFIYHDRVPEVKDLDHIGKAALVKATAITPPLSQKFTDLFEKMVPMAVQQSMSIYNQRKAETVNRLVGTMREATNLCNGVLASLNLPAALEDLSGDSIPQSIAEKARSIVQQGGLQSIEQLIKDLPELLTRNREILDESLKMLDDEETTDNELRTKFNQRWSRTPSGDLYKPLRTEGANFRNILDKAVQADQVVKDRYNTHCDMITLLCKPENELNAAIPSANPTRTLQGSEVVNVLRSQLAQLDEIKKERETLEGEIKAVTFDMCTTFLTALAQDGAINEEQLSLAQLDQLYSAYNQRVQASLRSQEELLGQVQTSHQEFSSLKQSNTEANQREEVLKKLAAAHDSYVEISSNLREGTKFYNDLTEILLKFQNKCSDIVFARKTERDELLKELQQSIAREPSAPSFNVPAYQSTPAAPAGGPTPAPRSVFVQQPQQPQPPKPQPPARPPPPTFTPQAAATNPTTTPPTGAPSNNPPPVAPPTQAQGPPYPTYQGYPGYSHFPMGYNPYAYGQYNMPPYMPYQGTPGQGGYPGAPPVGQPYPGYPQQPPQQQPYYPQQ; this is translated from the exons TCCGCGCCGTGGAGGAGCTCAACAAGCTCCGCAAGAACGCGCTGGGAAGGCCGCTGGACAAACACGAGAGCTCCCTGGAGATTATtctcag ATACTATGACCAACTGTGTGCTGTTGAGCCCAAGTTCCCCTTCTCTGAAAACCAG CTCTGCTTAACCTTCACATGGAAGGATGCCTTTGATAAAGGATCACTGTTTAGCGGCTCAGCCAAGCTCG ctTTGGCCAGTTTGGGCTACGAGAAGACGTGTGTGCTGTTCAATGTCGCAGCTCTGGCCAGTCAGATCGCTGCAGAGCAGAATCTGGACAACGACGAGGGACTGAAGGCTGCAGCCAAATTCTATCAG CTGGCCAGTGGAGCGTTTGGTCACATCAAGGACACGGTGCTCTCTGCTCTGAACAGGGAGCCCACCGGGGACATCTCCCCTGAGACTGTAGGCGCTCTGAGCCTCATCATGCTGGCCCAGGCCCAGGAGGTCTTCTTCCTCAAAGCCACGTCAG ATAAGATGAAGGATGCTGTCATTGCGAAGCTGGCCAATCAGGCGGCAGATTTCTTCGGCGACGCCTTCAAGCAGTGTCAGTACAAAGACAACCTCTCCAAG tatttttattttcaggaaGTGCTGCCTGTGCTGGCGGCCAAGCACTGCATCATGCAGGCCAACGCCGAGCTGCACCAGAGCATCCTGGCCAAGCAGAAGAAGCGCTTTGGAGAGGAGATCGCTCGTCTGCAG CACGCAGCAGAGCTGGTGAAGACGGTGGCGTCTCGTTATGACGAGTACGTGAGCGTCAAGGATCTGAGTGACAAGATTAACCGAGCTCTCACTGCAGCCAAAAAAGACAATGACTTTATCTACCACGACCGTGTGCCTGAAGTCAAGGACCTGGATCATATTGGCAAAGCAGCGCTGGTCAAAGCTACGGCCATCACACCTCCACTCAGCCAGAAATTCACAG ACTTGTTTGAGAAGATGGTTCCCATGGCCGTGCAGCAGTCGATGAGCATTTACAACCAGAGGAAAGCTGAGACTGTGAACAGACTGGTGGGAACGATGAGGGAAGCCACCAACCTCTGCAACGG GGTGTTGGCATCCCTAAACCTGCCAGCTGCTCTAGAGGACCTGTCTGGAGACTCTATCCCACAATCCATTGCTGAGAAGGCCAGATCCATCGTGCAACAGGGAGGGCTGCAGAGCATCGAGCAGCTAATCAAAGACCTGCCTGAGCTGTTGACTCGCAACAGAGAGATCCTGGACGAG TCTCTGAAGATGCTGGACGATGAAGAGACAACAGACAACGAGCTGAGAACCAAGTTCAACCAGCGCTGGAGTAGAACCCCCTCTGGAGACCTGTACAAGCCCCTTCGTACAG AGGGTGCTAACTTCCGCAACATCTTGGACAAGGCGGTGCAGGCCGACCAGGTGGTGAAAGACCGCTACAACACCCACTGTGACATGATCACCCTGCTGTGTAAACCCGAGAACGAGCTCAATGCTGCCATCCCCTCCGCCAACCCGACCAGGACACTGCAAGGCAGCGAG GTGGTGAATGTGCTGCGCTCCCAGCTCGCTCAGCTGGACGAGATAAAGAAGGAGAGGGAGACCTTGGAGGGGGAAATCAAGGCCGTGACCTTCGACATGTGCACCACCTTCCTGACGGCGCTCGCCCAGGACGGAGCCATCAATGAGGAGCAGCTGTCCCTCGCTCAGCTCGACCAGTTGTACAGCGCCTACAACCAGAGAGTACAGGCCAGCCTCCGTTCACAGGAAGAGCTGCTGGGACAAGTTCAG ACGTCCCACCAGGAGTTCAGCAGTCTGAAGCAGTCCAACACGGAGGCCAACCAGAGGGAGGAGGTCCTGAAGAAGCTGGCTGCAGCCCACGACAGCTACGTTGAGATCAGCAGCAACCTGCGCGAAGGCACCAAG TTCTATAACGACTTGACAGAAATCCTGCTTAAGTTCCAGAACAAATGCAGCGACATCGTTTTCGCTCGTAAGACAGAGCGGGATGAACTCCTCAA ggagctgcagcagagcaTCGCTCGAGAGCCCAGCGCTCCATCCTTCAACGTTCCTGCCTATCAGAGCACCCCTGCTGCCCCCGCTGGCGGCCCAACCCCGGCTCCCAGATCTGTCTTT GTCCAGCAGCCTCAACAACCTCAGCCGCCAAAGCCCCAACCTCCAGCCAGACCACCTCCGCCGACCTTCACCCCTCAGGCTGCCGCCACCAACCCCACCACTACACCACCTACTGGCGCTCCCAGCAACAACCCACCACCTGTGGCCCCGCCCACCCAGGCCCAGGGACCACCTTACCCGACCTACCAAGGCTACCCAGG GTACTCGCACTTCCCGATGGGCTACAACCCCTACGCTTACGGCCAGTATAATATGCCGCCCTACATGCCCTACCAGGGGACCCCAGGACAGGGCGGATACCCAGGAGCCCCTCCAGTAGGACAGCCCTACCCCGGCTACCCCCAGCAGCCCCCACAGCAACAGCCCTACTACCCTCAGCAATAA